The Coraliomargarita sinensis genome has a segment encoding these proteins:
- the ileS gene encoding isoleucine--tRNA ligase has product MASDLKDTLNLPQTKFPMRGNLVEREPQRIDHWKSIDLYGKIQAKNAEGQDFILHDGPPFTNGDLHLGHALNKTLKDSILRFKWMCGYNAPYIPGWDSHGLPIEQKVSRELQDAGRKDYTPLEVREACAAFADKFRKIQSEQFQRLGVMADWANEYWTIHPNYEAAELETFADFVEQGLVYRSKKPVYWSIPYTTALAEAEIEYRDHKSISIYVKLALSSEACQKLNLPEDAAVLIWTTTPWTLPANLAVAVHPNFEYSAIKTNKGTLIVASALVEQVVSECELDDVETLVTFSGAQLEKLEARHPFIDRPSPILLAEYVTTESGTGCVHTAPGHGTEDYITGINNGLEVYCPVDDQGRYEDDGQVPADLVGLSVLETGGKPSEANLGVLKIIAANGSMIAKKKIEHSYPHCWRSKTPVVFRALDQWFIALDKNGDRQRALDALNSVNFIPAWGENRIRAAVENRPDWCISRQRTWGVPIPAFYDEDGQSYIDPGVIRAIAAKVAVNGTDIWYKQSAAEILDGIELPDSWPAADQLKCGSDTLDVWIDSGTSHRAVLQKRDNLKWPADLYLEGSDQHRGWFQSSLWTGVIADRAAPYKNLLTHGFIVKEDGTKLSKSDGAARPLAEWIKGYGADVIRLWISSQDYRGDVPVSDKIVKNVANNYRNIRNTLRFQIGNLHDFDPKSQAVPLDQLSALDKWALSRLAELVRNVTDAYEAYEFHRAFKEFIDPFCSNTLSATYHDILKDRLYTRSPNDPLRRSSQTAIHIIFSVFTRLIAPLLPFTADEAWSYAAEDCDFIDQPIALTEWPSVDPAWEDKETAEDVTALRKFLAESLNEPLEALRQKKEIGQSLDAKAVISGSSKNPDFARLQKYESDLPELFILSQVVLNEIPGAAEIEIEVTHADGVRCPRSWRWVPELVETSQWGPVSPRCAAVIEEISQSL; this is encoded by the coding sequence ATGGCTTCAGACCTCAAGGATACACTCAATCTACCACAAACGAAGTTCCCCATGCGGGGCAATTTGGTGGAGCGGGAGCCACAGCGAATCGACCATTGGAAATCCATCGATTTGTATGGAAAAATACAGGCCAAAAATGCAGAAGGGCAGGACTTTATTCTACACGACGGGCCTCCCTTCACCAATGGCGACTTGCACCTCGGCCACGCCCTGAACAAGACGCTCAAGGACAGCATTCTGCGCTTTAAATGGATGTGCGGCTACAACGCTCCCTACATTCCCGGCTGGGACAGCCACGGCTTGCCCATCGAGCAAAAAGTCTCCCGGGAGTTGCAGGATGCCGGCCGAAAAGACTATACCCCGCTGGAAGTGCGTGAAGCTTGCGCGGCCTTTGCCGATAAATTCCGCAAGATTCAGAGCGAGCAGTTCCAACGCCTTGGAGTCATGGCTGACTGGGCCAATGAATACTGGACCATTCATCCGAACTACGAGGCCGCCGAACTGGAGACCTTTGCCGACTTCGTCGAACAAGGTCTGGTTTATCGCAGCAAAAAGCCGGTTTACTGGTCGATCCCCTACACCACGGCGCTGGCAGAAGCGGAAATCGAATACCGCGACCACAAGAGCATCTCCATTTACGTCAAGCTGGCGCTCTCCTCCGAGGCCTGCCAAAAGCTGAATCTGCCCGAGGATGCGGCGGTACTGATTTGGACCACCACCCCGTGGACTCTACCGGCCAACCTTGCGGTGGCGGTACACCCGAATTTCGAATACAGCGCGATCAAGACGAACAAGGGCACACTTATCGTCGCCAGCGCGCTGGTTGAACAAGTGGTTTCGGAATGCGAACTGGACGATGTGGAAACACTGGTCACCTTCTCCGGCGCACAACTGGAAAAGCTCGAAGCCCGCCACCCCTTTATCGACCGCCCGTCCCCGATCCTCCTCGCAGAATATGTGACGACCGAAAGCGGCACGGGCTGTGTTCACACCGCACCGGGTCACGGTACGGAGGACTATATCACCGGCATCAACAACGGGCTGGAAGTCTACTGCCCGGTTGATGACCAGGGACGCTACGAGGACGACGGCCAGGTTCCTGCCGATCTGGTCGGACTTTCCGTCCTGGAAACAGGTGGCAAACCCTCTGAAGCCAATCTCGGCGTGCTCAAGATCATCGCCGCCAACGGGAGCATGATCGCCAAAAAGAAAATCGAGCACAGTTATCCGCATTGCTGGCGCTCAAAGACACCTGTGGTATTCCGGGCACTCGATCAGTGGTTTATCGCTCTGGATAAGAACGGCGACCGTCAGCGCGCACTCGATGCACTCAACAGCGTCAACTTCATCCCGGCCTGGGGCGAAAACCGCATCCGCGCGGCCGTCGAAAATCGACCGGACTGGTGTATCAGCCGCCAGCGTACCTGGGGCGTGCCCATCCCTGCGTTTTACGACGAGGACGGGCAATCCTACATTGATCCCGGAGTCATCCGTGCCATTGCGGCAAAAGTCGCCGTCAACGGGACTGACATTTGGTATAAACAGAGCGCCGCTGAAATCCTCGACGGCATCGAATTGCCTGATTCCTGGCCCGCGGCCGATCAGCTCAAGTGCGGGAGCGATACGCTCGACGTTTGGATCGATTCCGGTACCAGCCACCGCGCCGTCCTGCAAAAAAGGGACAACTTAAAATGGCCGGCCGACCTCTACCTTGAAGGTTCCGACCAGCATCGCGGCTGGTTCCAAAGCTCGCTCTGGACCGGCGTGATTGCCGACCGCGCGGCCCCCTACAAGAACCTGCTCACGCACGGCTTTATCGTTAAGGAAGACGGCACCAAGCTCTCCAAGAGCGACGGGGCCGCACGCCCGCTGGCCGAATGGATCAAGGGCTACGGTGCGGACGTCATTCGTCTGTGGATTTCCTCGCAGGACTACCGTGGTGACGTCCCGGTCTCCGACAAGATCGTCAAGAACGTCGCCAACAACTACCGAAACATCCGCAACACCCTGCGCTTTCAGATCGGAAATCTCCATGACTTCGATCCCAAGTCACAGGCCGTGCCGCTCGATCAGCTGAGCGCCCTCGACAAATGGGCCTTGAGCCGACTGGCCGAGCTGGTCCGAAATGTGACGGATGCCTACGAGGCCTATGAATTCCACCGCGCGTTCAAGGAATTTATCGACCCCTTCTGCTCGAACACGCTCTCCGCAACTTACCACGATATCCTTAAAGACCGGCTTTACACGCGCTCGCCCAACGACCCGCTGCGCCGCTCCTCACAGACGGCGATTCATATCATTTTCTCCGTTTTCACCCGGCTTATCGCACCGCTCCTCCCTTTCACTGCCGACGAAGCCTGGAGCTACGCCGCGGAGGACTGCGATTTCATCGACCAACCGATCGCTCTGACCGAATGGCCATCGGTCGATCCCGCCTGGGAAGACAAGGAAACGGCCGAAGATGTCACCGCACTCCGTAAATTCCTCGCCGAATCACTGAACGAGCCGCTTGAAGCCCTGAGGCAGAAGAAGGAAATCGGACAAAGCCTGGACGCAAAGGCAGTCATCTCCGGCTCCAGCAAGAACCCGGATTTCGCCCGCCTTCAAAAATATGAGAGCGACCTGCCGGAACTCTTTATTCTTTCCCAGGTCGTCTTGAACGAAATTCCCGGGGCGGCGGAAATCGAAATCGAGGTCACACATGCCGACGGCGTTCGCTGCCCACGCAGTTGGCGCTGGGTTCCGGAACTCGTCGAAACCAGCCAATGGGGACCGGTCTCACCACGCTGTGCCGCCGTCATCGAAGAAATCTCCCAATCTTTATAA
- a CDS encoding TraR/DksA family transcriptional regulator, which yields MPKKKSTASKKKPAKKTVKKAVKKTVKKSPAKPAKKAAKKPTKKSAKKGVKKTVKKASNTSPAKKKAVSKAPAKKASGKKAKAPLKTKVAGTSPKSDADDSKGTPIVFSLDDVEELMASKKSEKKSEKKTPKKTAQKKPTPQPKKVVVEDQPVEQRKLGAASLADILGFNPAEKKKNTDLSSEEVPKKWKKYYKLLIELRGHVRDELNLHTSDTLKHSSRDDSGDLSSYGSHQADAGTDTFDRDFALSLVSNEQEALNEIEEAILRIKNGTYGTCEVTGKAIPAARLTAVPFARFSVDGQAEYEKNMRRKVDRSGNAGLFGDASDAPKLAASDDDE from the coding sequence ATGCCAAAAAAGAAATCAACCGCTTCCAAGAAAAAGCCTGCCAAAAAAACCGTTAAGAAAGCGGTTAAGAAAACAGTGAAGAAATCTCCCGCCAAGCCCGCCAAGAAAGCGGCAAAGAAGCCGACCAAAAAATCGGCGAAGAAGGGCGTTAAGAAAACCGTCAAAAAGGCGTCCAATACAAGCCCGGCGAAAAAGAAAGCGGTCAGCAAAGCTCCTGCGAAAAAAGCATCCGGCAAGAAAGCCAAGGCTCCATTGAAAACGAAAGTGGCCGGCACATCGCCCAAGAGCGACGCGGATGACTCCAAAGGCACCCCCATCGTTTTCTCCCTCGATGATGTCGAGGAGTTGATGGCATCCAAGAAGAGCGAAAAGAAAAGCGAGAAAAAGACGCCGAAAAAGACGGCACAGAAGAAGCCGACTCCCCAGCCGAAGAAGGTCGTGGTTGAAGACCAGCCGGTTGAGCAGCGTAAATTGGGTGCCGCCTCACTGGCTGATATCCTCGGTTTCAACCCCGCCGAGAAGAAAAAGAATACCGACTTGAGCAGCGAAGAGGTACCGAAAAAATGGAAGAAATACTATAAGCTTCTCATCGAGCTGCGCGGGCACGTCAGAGATGAGCTCAATCTCCACACATCCGATACGCTCAAACATTCCTCGCGTGACGACTCGGGCGATCTTTCCAGCTATGGAAGTCATCAGGCCGATGCCGGTACGGACACCTTCGACCGTGACTTTGCCCTCAGCCTTGTTTCCAACGAACAAGAAGCGCTGAACGAGATCGAAGAAGCAATCCTGCGCATCAAGAACGGCACCTACGGAACCTGTGAAGTCACCGGCAAAGCCATACCCGCCGCGCGTCTGACTGCAGTTCCCTTCGCTCGCTTCTCGGTCGACGGTCAAGCCGAGTACGAGAAGAATATGCGCCGCAAGGTGGATCGTAGTGGCAACGCTGGCCTGTTCGGCGACGCCAGCGACGCGCCAAAGTTGGCTGCGAGTGATGACGACGAATAA
- the lspA gene encoding signal peptidase II, producing the protein MTTNKTDIFGQISTYKLLLITASVIFLLDQLSKAWIFNNLPLDSYFYPDSIQVIEGFFYIVHIGNEGAAWGMLSGQSGWLALFALLALFVIYKVRHSLELHRRIMQVSFGLLIGGIIGNLIDRLVHGHVIDFLDFHFPFQIPWIMPTGRYPSFNIADCGIVVGVVIYIAVSFFSPASPGTDESEEGKA; encoded by the coding sequence ATGACGACGAATAAAACCGACATATTCGGCCAGATCAGCACTTACAAGCTGCTGCTCATCACCGCTTCTGTCATTTTCCTTCTCGATCAGCTGTCGAAAGCCTGGATATTCAACAACCTGCCGCTCGACAGCTATTTTTACCCCGATTCGATACAGGTCATCGAGGGTTTCTTTTATATCGTCCACATCGGCAATGAAGGTGCGGCCTGGGGTATGCTCTCGGGGCAAAGTGGTTGGCTGGCGCTCTTTGCGCTACTGGCCCTCTTTGTGATCTACAAGGTCAGGCACTCCCTCGAGCTTCATCGCCGCATCATGCAGGTTTCTTTTGGTTTGTTGATCGGAGGTATTATCGGAAATCTGATCGACCGCTTGGTCCACGGTCATGTTATCGACTTTCTCGATTTCCATTTTCCATTCCAGATTCCCTGGATCATGCCAACGGGCCGCTACCCTTCCTTCAATATTGCCGACTGCGGCATCGTCGTTGGTGTCGTTATCTACATTGCCGTGAGCTTCTTCAGCCCGGCAAGCCCCGGGACAGACGAAAGCGAAGAGGGTAAGGCTTAA
- a CDS encoding ATP-binding protein, which translates to MESKRSLNRLVYLYAACPAWLLALTMVGWLISEKASAYIVERGQLMEQLNSMVQRVGFDPAARIDEIELMRSERLNTLQKEFTQNMILAAALLAVGFAVPLLASRYLVNILQNNIDLLNERLASNDTTGSALMAKSFDLKEFDKVLQTLRWVLRERSETEQRWRRAEKELVAANLDLTNRANELKEGRKIALSMMEDADQARDELEQVNTRLNEVLEQARQSAREADFANRAKSDFLATMSHEIRTPLNGIIGFVEMLTDTDLDAEQKDYVDTIRASSETLMSLINDILDFSKIETGNLSLEVREFNLVPMIRDLSAMFFNQAAEKGVHLEIDIAEDVPRKLKGDETRIRQVLINLLSNSIKFTEKGEVRLSVILHSEVDAGDMMEIEFEVRDTGIGIEREQLKNLFKPFSQGDASTTRKYGGTGLGLAICKRLSEAMGGKIWATSLPGEGSSFYTRLRVGEVSKQETAPPIPQKNGSQESLDRSRLEVIIAEDNLANQRVISLMLKRLGIKSEAVENGEELLRKLKDKPADLIFMDLQMPVMDGLEATAAIRAGEVGDELKNVKIVALTANAMSGDEERCLSAGMNGYLTKPLKIDALKAKIEQLLEVC; encoded by the coding sequence ATGGAGTCGAAACGCAGTCTGAACCGGTTGGTTTACCTTTATGCCGCCTGCCCGGCATGGCTTCTCGCCCTGACCATGGTTGGGTGGCTGATCTCCGAAAAAGCCTCTGCCTACATAGTGGAGCGCGGCCAGTTGATGGAGCAGTTGAACAGTATGGTTCAGCGAGTGGGCTTTGATCCTGCGGCTCGGATCGATGAAATCGAGCTCATGCGTAGTGAGCGGCTGAATACGCTTCAGAAAGAGTTCACACAAAACATGATACTGGCAGCGGCGCTTCTCGCAGTCGGTTTCGCAGTGCCACTTCTGGCGTCACGCTATCTCGTCAATATTTTGCAGAATAACATCGACCTGTTGAATGAACGGCTTGCCAGTAATGATACGACGGGTTCTGCGCTGATGGCTAAGTCTTTCGACCTCAAGGAATTTGACAAAGTTCTGCAAACCTTGCGTTGGGTTCTCCGGGAAAGAAGTGAGACGGAGCAGCGCTGGCGTCGTGCTGAGAAGGAGCTGGTTGCCGCCAATCTCGACTTAACCAATCGCGCAAACGAGTTGAAGGAAGGGCGCAAGATTGCCCTGAGTATGATGGAGGATGCCGATCAGGCCCGCGACGAGTTGGAACAAGTCAACACCCGGCTGAATGAAGTATTGGAGCAGGCCCGCCAGTCTGCGCGCGAGGCTGATTTTGCCAACCGTGCCAAGAGTGACTTCCTGGCCACCATGAGTCATGAGATCAGAACGCCGCTCAACGGTATCATCGGATTTGTCGAGATGCTCACAGATACCGATTTGGATGCTGAGCAAAAAGATTATGTCGATACGATCCGGGCCAGCAGTGAGACCTTGATGTCGCTGATTAACGACATCCTTGATTTTTCCAAAATTGAAACCGGCAACCTGAGCCTGGAGGTGCGTGAGTTCAATCTGGTGCCGATGATACGCGATCTCAGTGCCATGTTTTTCAATCAGGCGGCGGAGAAGGGCGTCCACCTCGAAATTGATATTGCCGAGGATGTGCCCCGCAAATTGAAGGGTGATGAGACGCGCATCCGGCAGGTACTGATTAATTTACTCTCCAACTCAATCAAGTTTACGGAAAAAGGAGAGGTTCGGTTGTCCGTTATCTTACACTCCGAAGTGGATGCCGGCGACATGATGGAAATTGAGTTTGAGGTCCGCGACACCGGGATCGGGATCGAGCGGGAGCAGCTCAAAAACCTTTTTAAGCCTTTCTCCCAGGGTGACGCATCGACCACTCGAAAATATGGCGGCACAGGTCTGGGGCTCGCTATTTGCAAGCGCTTGTCCGAGGCAATGGGCGGTAAAATCTGGGCGACCAGTCTGCCCGGTGAGGGTTCAAGTTTCTATACCCGCCTGAGGGTGGGTGAGGTCTCGAAGCAGGAAACAGCGCCTCCAATTCCTCAGAAGAACGGGAGCCAGGAAAGCTTGGACCGGTCTCGGTTGGAAGTAATCATAGCTGAAGACAACCTCGCCAATCAGAGAGTCATTTCCTTGATGCTCAAGCGCTTGGGCATCAAGTCAGAGGCGGTCGAAAACGGAGAGGAACTTTTGCGGAAGTTGAAAGATAAGCCGGCGGATCTTATTTTTATGGACCTTCAAATGCCCGTGATGGACGGCCTCGAAGCCACGGCAGCCATTCGCGCCGGTGAGGTGGGTGACGAGCTTAAGAATGTCAAGATCGTCGCTCTGACCGCTAACGCCATGTCGGGCGATGAAGAACGCTGCTTGTCCGCGGGAATGAACGGCTATCTCACCAAGCCGCTGAAAATCGATGCGCTTAAGGCGAAGATCGAGCAGCTTCTTGAGGTGTGTTAA